TTGGTCTTATCTGTGTCGTTTATATCCTCATTAATGTTGTCTTACCAGCATCATTAGGACCAAGTACTGCGAAGATCTCGCCATAATTCACATCTAATGAAACCCCATCAAGAGCTTTTACATTATTACTATAAATCTTAACTAAATCGTGTACCTCAATGATCTGCATATGAATCAATTACGTAAGGAATCACGTATCATTTAAATTACCTACTCTTAGTATTCGCATATTTGCAAGACTAAGCATTAATGTACTATCGTTATTAGCTTACAACTAGGAATAAATCTCTATAAAGCAGTATATCTATTTACAATAAAATAGAATAATATTTAATTATTATAATTTGTGATAAGAAAACTTATATATTTTTAAGTTATAACTATAACTATGCCTATGTTGAAAAATAAGGTTGTGATAATTACAGGGGCAGGCCAGGGAATAGGAAGGAGCATAGCCCTAAGATTAACAAGAGATGGTGCTA
This is a stretch of genomic DNA from Vulcanisaeta moutnovskia 768-28. It encodes these proteins:
- a CDS encoding ATP-binding cassette domain-containing protein codes for the protein MQIIEVHDLVKIYSNNVKALDGVSLDVNYGEIFAVLGPNDAGKTTLMRI